A window of the Nocardia sp. NBC_01329 genome harbors these coding sequences:
- a CDS encoding helix-turn-helix domain-containing protein, with the protein MKRTVGYTWRLRELMATRGKFNATELAPLLHERGINLSASQVHRLVSGTPERLSLQVLSALCDILGCTPADLVATSAENAGVSRTATDDLAGPVPANVAKLRPRAARILPDL; encoded by the coding sequence ATGAAACGAACCGTCGGTTACACCTGGCGCCTGCGTGAGCTGATGGCCACACGCGGCAAGTTCAACGCCACCGAACTGGCCCCGTTGCTGCACGAGCGCGGCATCAACCTGTCCGCCTCCCAAGTTCACCGCCTGGTCTCGGGAACACCGGAACGGCTTTCCCTGCAAGTACTTTCGGCGCTCTGCGACATTCTCGGCTGCACCCCGGCCGACCTGGTCGCCACCTCCGCCGAGAACGCCGGGGTCAGCCGCACCGCCACCGACGACCTGGCCGGCCCGGTCCCGGCCAACGTCGCCAAGCTTCGGCCACGCGCCGCCCGGATCCTGCCGGACCTGTGA
- a CDS encoding IS110 family transposase has translation MMLIGVDPHKSTHTATALDPATNSDQGSIRVDASHAGYRQLLVWARQWPERTWAVENAEGLGHHLAQWLVAADEAVVDVAPSATARVRQLSRGGRRKNDRIDAAAAASVAAMQGDARPVYGETHADSLALLDERRKTLSENRTRSVNQLHALLREMLPGGVPTDLTAAKATTALRGLRPISGTDRVRKTLAKDLVADIKRYDTQLTENAAAMSELLDQHGTTLREIPGVGPVLAARIIGRTGRVSRFPTAAAFASYTGTAPVEIASADSTRHRLSRYGDRELNSALHTVAMIQIRMRSTAGRAYYDKKIAEGKTPKEAKRCLKRRLADLCWRTMTRDERRTAPNESSHHADAA, from the coding sequence ATGATGCTGATCGGCGTCGATCCGCACAAGTCCACCCACACCGCGACCGCGCTGGATCCAGCGACGAATTCTGATCAGGGATCGATCCGCGTCGACGCCAGCCATGCCGGCTACCGCCAGCTGCTGGTCTGGGCACGGCAATGGCCCGAACGCACTTGGGCTGTGGAGAACGCCGAAGGCCTCGGCCACCACTTGGCGCAGTGGCTGGTCGCCGCCGACGAGGCAGTGGTGGATGTAGCGCCTTCCGCGACCGCGCGAGTGCGGCAGCTCTCCCGCGGTGGCCGCCGCAAGAACGACCGCATCGATGCCGCGGCGGCAGCCAGCGTCGCGGCAATGCAGGGTGATGCCCGTCCGGTATACGGCGAAACGCACGCCGACTCCCTCGCTCTGCTCGATGAGCGACGCAAGACCCTGTCCGAGAACAGAACTCGATCAGTCAACCAATTGCACGCGTTGCTGCGCGAAATGCTGCCAGGCGGGGTCCCCACGGATCTCACCGCCGCCAAGGCCACAACCGCCCTACGTGGTCTGCGCCCGATCAGCGGCACCGACCGAGTCCGAAAAACGCTGGCCAAGGACCTCGTCGCCGATATCAAACGCTACGACACCCAGCTGACCGAGAACGCCGCAGCGATGAGCGAGCTTCTCGATCAGCACGGCACCACGCTGCGCGAAATACCCGGCGTCGGGCCAGTGCTGGCTGCCCGCATTATCGGACGCACTGGACGAGTCAGCAGATTTCCGACGGCTGCCGCTTTCGCGAGCTACACCGGCACCGCACCTGTCGAGATCGCCAGTGCCGATTCGACCCGCCATCGCCTGTCCCGCTACGGCGACAGAGAACTCAATTCCGCGTTGCACACAGTCGCGATGATCCAGATCCGGATGCGCAGCACCGCCGGCCGCGCCTACTACGACAAGAAGATCGCCGAAGGAAAGACCCCGAAGGAAGCGAAGCGCTGTCTCAAGCGCCGCTTGGCCGATCTGTGCTGGCGAACGATGACTCGAGACGAACGCCGCACCGCACCAAACGAATCAAGCCACCACGCCGACGCAGCTTGA
- a CDS encoding tyrosine-type recombinase/integrase, with product MFEAMLAGFANQQLARNLARTTVEGRENTVKAFTAYVNAFPWQWAPAMVDEWLGDLRSLRDLKRSTIRSYSEAIRSFCNFITDPLYEWPETCEERFGTHPIQIVHEWNTAVHAQGTESDPKKRAFTKAELHAFFEHADNQVARIRAFGRKGWLPAFRDATLFKTAYSFGLRRNEIRMLDAADFGVNPHAREFGQFGRCQVRYGKAKKGSPPKRRGVLTVWDWTPEVLEEWFTEIRPLFGVDGNPAAWPSERGLRIGCQRLNSRFGAYRDALGLDTGLDLHSLRRSYVTHLIEDGWDPRFVQEQVGHEHASTTSIYTCVSSDFRTRTLRRQLDATIAAALDSRKG from the coding sequence GTGTTCGAGGCGATGCTGGCGGGGTTCGCCAACCAGCAGCTGGCCCGGAACCTGGCCAGAACGACCGTGGAGGGCCGGGAGAACACGGTGAAGGCGTTCACCGCCTACGTCAACGCCTTCCCGTGGCAGTGGGCCCCGGCGATGGTCGACGAATGGCTCGGTGACCTGCGGTCGCTGCGTGATCTGAAGAGGTCGACGATCCGGTCCTACTCCGAGGCGATCCGGTCGTTCTGTAACTTCATCACCGATCCGCTCTACGAGTGGCCGGAGACCTGCGAAGAACGGTTCGGCACCCACCCGATCCAGATCGTGCACGAGTGGAACACCGCGGTCCACGCCCAGGGCACCGAATCCGACCCGAAGAAGCGGGCGTTCACCAAAGCCGAGCTGCACGCGTTCTTCGAGCACGCCGACAACCAAGTCGCGCGTATCCGCGCGTTCGGCCGCAAGGGCTGGCTGCCCGCGTTCCGGGACGCGACCTTGTTCAAGACCGCGTACTCGTTCGGGTTGCGGCGCAACGAGATCCGGATGCTCGACGCGGCCGACTTCGGCGTCAACCCACACGCACGCGAGTTCGGCCAGTTCGGTCGCTGCCAGGTCCGCTACGGCAAAGCGAAGAAGGGTTCACCACCGAAACGCCGGGGCGTGCTGACGGTCTGGGACTGGACCCCCGAAGTGCTCGAAGAATGGTTCACCGAGATCCGTCCGTTGTTCGGTGTCGACGGCAACCCTGCGGCCTGGCCGTCCGAGCGCGGACTGCGGATCGGCTGCCAGCGGCTGAACTCCCGTTTCGGAGCCTACCGGGACGCACTCGGCCTGGACACTGGCCTGGACCTGCACAGTCTGCGGCGCTCATATGTCACGCATCTGATCGAAGACGGCTGGGATCCTCGGTTCGTGCAGGAACAAGTCGGCCACGAGCACGCGTCCACGACCTCGATCTACACCTGCGTGTCGTCGGATTTCCGTACCCGCACCCTGCGCCGACAACTCGACGCCACCATCGCCGCCGCCTTGGACTCCCGGAAGGGATGA